In one Pseudomonas sp. SG20056 genomic region, the following are encoded:
- a CDS encoding oxygenase MpaB family protein, translated as MEFLRRRIESQVLSLSGIALGQIDFEKPQGDPGLFGPDSVSWQVHGDFTSMLIGGISALLLQALHPLALAGVWDHSNFREDLLGRLRRTGQFISGTTYGSRADADWLIDKVKAIHLRVTGTAPDGRAYAASDPTLLTWVHVAEVHSFLQAHLRYRNPQLSEADQDRYYAEIALIAERLGATQVPRSRAEVAAYLAAVRPELLCDERSLEILRILLNAPAPSASAAPAAKLLMQAGIDLLPDWAQEMLGQHISPARSRVIYSGVHSLAPVLRWAVRGGAIHRARKRLQLPPR; from the coding sequence ATGGAATTTCTGCGCCGCCGTATCGAAAGCCAAGTCCTTAGCCTGAGCGGTATCGCCCTTGGCCAGATCGACTTCGAAAAGCCCCAGGGCGACCCCGGCCTGTTCGGCCCGGACTCGGTGAGCTGGCAGGTGCATGGTGACTTCACCAGTATGCTGATCGGCGGTATCAGCGCCCTGCTGCTGCAAGCTCTGCATCCACTGGCATTGGCCGGCGTGTGGGATCACTCGAATTTTCGCGAAGATCTGCTCGGCCGACTGCGTCGCACCGGCCAGTTTATATCTGGCACCACCTACGGCTCGCGTGCCGATGCCGACTGGCTGATCGACAAGGTCAAGGCCATTCACCTCAGGGTCACAGGCACCGCCCCGGATGGCCGCGCCTATGCCGCCAGTGACCCGACGCTGCTGACCTGGGTGCATGTGGCCGAGGTGCACAGTTTCCTCCAGGCCCACCTGCGTTACCGCAACCCACAACTGAGCGAAGCCGATCAGGACCGCTACTACGCGGAAATTGCACTGATCGCCGAACGCCTGGGCGCCACCCAGGTGCCGCGCTCACGCGCCGAGGTCGCCGCCTACCTGGCAGCTGTGCGCCCCGAGCTGCTCTGTGATGAACGCTCGCTGGAAATCTTGCGCATCCTGCTCAACGCCCCGGCACCCAGCGCCTCCGCTGCCCCGGCGGCCAAGCTGCTGATGCAGGCTGGCATCGACTTGCTGCCAGATTGGGCACAAGAGATGCTCGGCCAGCACATCAGCCCGGCGCGCAGCCGAGTGATCTACAGCGGCGTGCATAGCCTGGCCCCCGTGCTGCGCTGGGCAGTACGCGGCGGCGCCATCCACCGCGCGCGCAAACGTTTGCAGTTACCGCCACGCTGA
- a CDS encoding DUF748 domain-containing protein, whose protein sequence is MLKGIKRAASAIAIAVALYSLLGFLILPGIGLRIANQQLAHYAEVPATLQRLQLNPFSLELSLWGLQIGETDQQQIAFERLYANLQLDSLWSGVLHLADIELDKPHSEVLFGKDGRLNLTQLFNVPPSTEPAVEEPAGEPFPLRISRIKLSGGNVHFQDLRPSEPIEFIYDDLNFELFNLSTLPDDNADMSLVATGPTGGRIDWTGRISLVPISSSGSLKVTDGKLKAIWPYVRDAVPLVLEDGTVDLSSDYSLNLAKGTELLLSNTQLSVSSFAIKSPADKPLLRLESLDISETSVDLAKQQVIVGKIRSQKLETWAAREADGQLDWQKLLASQPAKPAPAPAPAPAPAPAPAPNEGGAGSAATEAEPVKEPSEPSTAEQSAELETATAAEPEEPSKPWQVILRDVQLRDYQVHLADRAGGAEVKIDLAPLNLDLSDFDSLGTSPFALKLDTGVNKTGQIKAEGQVQLSPTTAKLQVATRDIDLRLAQTYLSPFVRLELRSGKLGSDLAVDLQSVEPLVFSIGGQAEINQLHTLDTLKDRDFLKWQQVLVEGIDYQHGKGLVIGQVKLQQPYVRFIINEDLTTNINDLMIPQQAEANAKPAAASKPLPMRIGGISIKDGSANFADFSLTPNFATAIQQLNGQIGTLDNQSPKTASVDIKGKVDKYAPVSIKGKLTPFDPMNSLDIATSFKNVELTTLTPYSGKFAGFRIRKGRLNLDLHYQIEKGQLNAENKLLLEDLQLGEKVDSKDAMDLPIRLAIALLKDTEGNISIQLPVQGDLNSPQFSVMPIVWQTLRNLVLRAAQAPFKFIGGLVSGGSDVDLSTVRFNAGDSELDGDAQKALDTLASALKERPTLRLEVEGMSVQSSDGPPLAAARLEREYQNTWYKMLQRRGEDVPAEASELVVDEDDKAVLLEGIYRTRLKQQPPAEWAELPDEERSVKMREGVLQSWAQSELLQRQLAQARAAEIKSYLVERGGLADERIYLLDVNIAQADADGRVATTLHLGSE, encoded by the coding sequence ATGCTTAAAGGAATAAAGCGCGCTGCCAGCGCCATTGCCATCGCCGTTGCCCTCTACAGCCTGCTGGGCTTTTTGATTCTGCCCGGTATCGGTTTGCGCATCGCCAACCAGCAACTGGCGCACTACGCCGAAGTACCCGCCACCCTGCAGCGCCTGCAACTCAACCCGTTCAGCCTGGAGCTCAGCCTCTGGGGCCTGCAGATTGGCGAAACCGACCAGCAGCAGATCGCCTTCGAACGCCTGTATGCCAATCTGCAACTCGATAGCCTGTGGAGCGGCGTGTTGCACCTGGCCGATATAGAACTGGACAAGCCGCACAGTGAAGTGCTGTTCGGCAAGGATGGCAGACTCAATCTAACGCAACTGTTTAACGTCCCGCCTAGCACCGAGCCTGCGGTTGAAGAGCCGGCCGGCGAGCCGTTCCCGCTGCGTATTTCGCGGATCAAACTGAGTGGCGGCAACGTGCATTTTCAGGATCTGCGCCCCAGCGAGCCAATCGAGTTTATTTACGACGACCTCAACTTCGAGTTGTTCAACCTCAGCACCCTGCCTGACGACAATGCCGACATGAGCCTGGTCGCCACGGGCCCCACCGGCGGGCGCATCGACTGGACCGGACGCATCAGTCTGGTGCCAATCAGCTCCAGCGGCAGTCTGAAAGTCACTGACGGCAAACTTAAAGCCATCTGGCCCTACGTGCGCGATGCGGTGCCGCTGGTCCTGGAGGACGGCACCGTCGATCTGAGCAGCGACTACAGCCTGAATCTGGCCAAAGGCACCGAACTGCTACTGAGCAACACTCAGCTCAGTGTCAGCAGCTTTGCCATCAAGAGCCCGGCGGACAAACCGCTGCTGCGCCTGGAAAGCCTGGATATCAGCGAAACCAGCGTGGACCTGGCCAAGCAGCAGGTCATCGTCGGCAAAATTCGTAGCCAGAAGCTGGAAACCTGGGCCGCGCGTGAGGCCGATGGTCAGCTCGACTGGCAGAAATTGCTGGCCAGCCAACCCGCCAAACCGGCTCCAGCTCCAGCTCCAGCTCCAGCTCCAGCTCCAGCTCCAGCTCCAAATGAGGGTGGCGCAGGCTCGGCAGCAACGGAAGCCGAGCCGGTTAAAGAGCCAAGCGAACCGAGCACTGCGGAGCAATCCGCTGAGCTGGAAACCGCCACTGCCGCCGAGCCGGAAGAGCCCAGCAAACCCTGGCAGGTAATCCTGCGTGACGTGCAACTGCGCGACTATCAGGTGCATCTAGCCGACCGCGCCGGCGGCGCGGAAGTCAAAATAGACCTGGCCCCGCTTAATCTCGACCTAAGCGACTTTGACAGCCTGGGCACCTCGCCCTTTGCCCTCAAACTCGATACAGGGGTAAACAAGACCGGGCAGATCAAGGCCGAAGGCCAGGTGCAACTGAGCCCAACCACGGCCAAGCTGCAGGTTGCCACCCGCGATATAGACCTGCGCCTGGCGCAGACCTACCTGAGCCCCTTCGTCCGTCTGGAACTGCGCAGCGGCAAGCTCGGCAGCGACCTGGCGGTTGATCTGCAGAGCGTCGAGCCGCTGGTCTTCAGCATTGGCGGGCAAGCCGAGATCAACCAGCTGCATACTCTCGACACGCTAAAGGACCGCGACTTCCTCAAATGGCAGCAAGTGCTGGTGGAAGGAATCGACTATCAACACGGCAAGGGCCTGGTGATCGGCCAGGTCAAACTGCAGCAGCCCTATGTGCGCTTTATCATCAATGAAGACCTGACCACCAATATCAACGACCTGATGATTCCACAGCAGGCAGAGGCCAACGCCAAGCCCGCTGCAGCGAGTAAACCGCTGCCGATGCGCATCGGCGGTATCAGCATCAAGGACGGCTCGGCGAACTTTGCCGACTTCAGCCTGACGCCTAACTTCGCTACGGCCATCCAGCAACTCAACGGCCAGATCGGTACACTCGACAACCAGAGCCCGAAAACCGCCAGCGTCGATATAAAAGGCAAAGTCGACAAGTACGCGCCCGTCAGCATCAAGGGTAAGCTGACGCCGTTCGACCCGATGAACAGCCTGGATATCGCCACCAGCTTCAAGAATGTCGAACTGACCACCCTCACGCCCTACTCCGGCAAGTTCGCCGGCTTCCGCATCCGCAAGGGCCGCCTCAACCTCGACCTGCATTACCAGATCGAGAAAGGCCAGCTCAATGCCGAGAACAAACTGCTACTGGAAGACCTGCAGCTGGGCGAGAAAGTCGACAGCAAGGACGCTATGGACCTGCCCATTCGCCTGGCCATTGCCTTGCTCAAAGATACCGAGGGCAATATCAGTATCCAGCTGCCCGTGCAGGGCGACCTCAACAGCCCGCAGTTCAGCGTTATGCCGATCGTCTGGCAGACCCTGCGCAATCTGGTCCTGCGCGCCGCGCAAGCACCGTTCAAATTTATCGGCGGCCTGGTCAGCGGCGGCAGTGACGTTGACCTCAGCACCGTGCGCTTTAATGCCGGCGACAGCGAGCTCGACGGCGATGCACAGAAAGCGCTGGATACCCTGGCCAGCGCCTTGAAGGAACGTCCGACTCTGCGCCTGGAAGTCGAAGGCATGAGCGTGCAGAGCAGCGACGGCCCACCACTGGCCGCCGCGCGCCTGGAGCGCGAATACCAGAACACCTGGTACAAGATGCTGCAACGCCGTGGGGAGGATGTACCTGCCGAAGCCAGTGAGCTGGTGGTGGATGAGGACGACAAGGCCGTACTGCTTGAGGGCATCTACCGCACCCGCCTCAAGCAGCAGCCACCAGCCGAGTGGGCCGAATTGCCCGACGAGGAGCGCAGCGTGAAGATGCGCGAAGGTGTGCTGCAATCCTGGGCGCAGAGCGAACTGCTGCAGCGTCAGCTGGCCCAGGCGCGGGCGGCAGAAATTAAGAGTTATCTGGTCGAGCGCGGCGGCCTGGCCGACGAACGTATCTACCTGCTGGATGTCAATATTGCACAGGCTGACGCCGATGGCCGCGTCGCCACCACCCTGCATCTCGGCAGCGAGTAA
- a CDS encoding class I SAM-dependent methyltransferase, with translation MPSHDQALRAALHNRQDLLTALHQQGTDCYRLFHGSQEGAGGLTIDRYGPQLLVQSFHQSLSRDELLQLAEQCQASLGTQLLLVYNDRSQGNSRIDRTDAVYQAEPAALEDLIGHEWGLNYRVRGRHAGQDPLLFLDLRNARGWVKAHSAGKSVLNLFAYTCGVGLSAAAGGASEVVNLDFAEGNLAVGRENGQLNPQLLPMQFVQSDYFPAIRQLAGLPINARRGQKLPHYPRLEQRQFDLVLLDPPAWAKSAFGTVDLLRDYQSLLKPAILATADDGVLICCNNLAKVALADWREQVLRCAEKLGRPVRDWQLLPPASDFPSQDGQPPLKTLILQF, from the coding sequence ATGCCCTCTCACGATCAGGCGCTGCGCGCCGCACTGCATAACCGTCAAGATCTGCTGACTGCACTGCATCAGCAAGGCACCGACTGCTATCGCCTGTTCCATGGCAGCCAGGAAGGCGCCGGCGGCCTGACCATCGACCGTTACGGCCCGCAATTACTGGTACAGAGCTTCCACCAGAGCCTGAGTCGCGACGAACTGCTACAACTGGCCGAGCAGTGCCAGGCCAGCCTCGGCACACAACTGCTACTGGTCTACAACGATCGCTCCCAGGGCAACTCGCGGATCGACCGCACTGATGCTGTCTACCAGGCCGAGCCTGCTGCACTGGAAGACCTGATCGGCCATGAATGGGGCCTCAACTACCGCGTACGTGGCCGCCATGCTGGGCAAGACCCGCTGCTGTTTCTCGACCTGCGTAATGCCCGCGGCTGGGTCAAAGCGCACAGCGCCGGTAAATCGGTGCTTAACCTGTTCGCCTACACCTGTGGCGTCGGTTTGAGTGCAGCAGCAGGCGGAGCCAGCGAAGTCGTCAACCTGGATTTTGCCGAGGGCAACCTGGCAGTCGGGCGCGAGAATGGCCAGCTCAATCCGCAGCTATTACCCATGCAGTTTGTGCAATCTGATTACTTTCCAGCGATTCGCCAACTGGCGGGGCTGCCGATCAATGCGCGGCGCGGGCAGAAACTGCCGCACTATCCGCGCCTTGAGCAGCGTCAGTTTGATCTGGTACTGCTCGACCCGCCCGCCTGGGCCAAAAGTGCGTTCGGCACTGTCGACCTGCTGCGCGATTACCAGAGCCTGCTCAAGCCGGCGATCCTCGCCACCGCCGATGATGGTGTGCTGATCTGCTGCAACAACCTGGCAAAAGTCGCCCTGGCCGATTGGCGCGAACAGGTGCTGCGCTGCGCGGAAAAGCTCGGCCGCCCGGTGCGCGATTGGCAGCTGCTGCCACCAGCCAGCGACTTCCCCTCACAGGATGGCCAGCCGCCGCTGAAAACCTTGATCCTGCAGTTCTGA
- a CDS encoding acetyl-CoA C-acetyltransferase — MQDVVIVAATRTAIGSFQGSLANIPAPELGAAVIRRLLEQTGLDGAQVDEVILGQVLTAGSGQNPARQAVILAGLPHAVPALTLNKVCGSGLKALHLGAQAIRCGDAEVIIAGGMENMSLAPYVMPGARTGLRMGHAKLVDTMITDGLWDAFNDYHMGITAENLVDKYGISREEQDAFAAASQQKAVAAIEAGRFVDEITPIMIPQRKGEPLAFATDEQPRAGTTAESLSKLKPAFKKDGSVTAGNASSLNDGAAVVMLMSAEKAKTLGLPVLAKIASYANSGVDPAIMGIGPVGATQRCLAKAGWQLSDLDLIEANEAFAAQALSVGKELGWDASKVNVNGGAIALGHPIGGSGCRVLVTLLHEMIKRDAKKGLATLCIGGGQGVALAIERA, encoded by the coding sequence ATGCAAGACGTCGTCATCGTTGCCGCCACCCGCACCGCCATCGGCAGCTTCCAGGGTTCGCTGGCCAATATCCCGGCACCAGAACTGGGCGCAGCGGTAATCCGCCGCCTGCTGGAACAGACCGGCCTGGACGGCGCGCAGGTCGACGAAGTGATCCTTGGCCAGGTACTCACCGCTGGCAGCGGGCAGAACCCGGCACGTCAGGCGGTGATCCTCGCCGGCCTGCCGCACGCCGTACCCGCACTGACCCTGAACAAGGTCTGCGGCTCGGGCCTGAAAGCCCTGCACCTGGGTGCCCAGGCAATTCGCTGCGGCGACGCCGAGGTGATCATCGCCGGCGGTATGGAAAACATGAGCCTGGCCCCCTACGTCATGCCCGGCGCACGCACCGGCCTGCGGATGGGCCACGCGAAGCTGGTCGACACCATGATCACTGACGGCCTGTGGGATGCCTTCAACGACTACCACATGGGCATCACCGCCGAGAACCTGGTCGACAAATACGGCATCAGTCGTGAAGAGCAAGACGCCTTCGCCGCCGCCTCACAGCAAAAAGCCGTGGCAGCCATCGAAGCCGGACGCTTTGTCGATGAAATCACCCCGATCATGATTCCCCAGCGCAAGGGCGAGCCACTGGCCTTCGCCACTGACGAGCAGCCGCGCGCCGGCACCACCGCCGAGTCTTTGAGCAAACTCAAGCCTGCGTTCAAGAAAGACGGCAGTGTCACCGCCGGCAACGCCTCCAGCCTGAATGACGGTGCGGCCGTCGTAATGCTGATGAGCGCAGAAAAGGCCAAGACCCTCGGTTTGCCGGTGCTGGCAAAAATTGCCAGCTACGCCAACTCCGGCGTCGACCCGGCGATCATGGGCATCGGCCCGGTCGGCGCCACCCAGCGTTGCTTGGCCAAGGCTGGCTGGCAGCTGAGCGACCTGGACCTGATCGAAGCCAACGAAGCCTTCGCCGCCCAGGCCCTGTCGGTCGGCAAGGAACTGGGTTGGGATGCCAGCAAGGTCAACGTCAACGGCGGCGCCATTGCCCTCGGCCACCCGATTGGCGGCTCCGGCTGCCGCGTGCTGGTGACCCTGCTGCACGAGATGATCAAACGCGACGCCAAGAAAGGCCTCGCCACCCTGTGTATCGGCGGCGGCCAGGGCGTGGCACTGGCGATCGAACGGGCCTGA